The proteins below are encoded in one region of Parvicella tangerina:
- a CDS encoding NAD(P)-dependent oxidoreductase: protein MKIGVIREGKTPPDKRVPLSPAQCERILNDYSEVEIYVEKSEIRKFKDSEYERLGIAVVDDVSHCDVLIGVKEVPIDELIPNKKYLFFSHTFKKQPYNRDLLKAVLDKNIQLIDWEVITNTKGQRLIAFGRYAGIVGAYNGFLAYGKKSGKYELKPANECEDRAAMEAQLDQVSLPQNFKVVLTGTGRVGGGALETISCMPQIKEVSPEAFLNNEFDHPVYTVLGVSEYNKSKDGSAFDKKQFYEDPTDKFESDFLKYAKVADMYIACHYWDNRSPYIFSREDAKHPDWNIQVVADVSCDIDCAVACTIRPSTIADPIYGYNPATESEDDFMKDGVIAVMAVDNLPCELPKDASVDFGEMFIEHVLEPLLGNDPDNIIERASETKNGKLTPHFEYLQDYVDGKE, encoded by the coding sequence ATGAAAATAGGTGTTATCAGAGAAGGGAAAACTCCGCCAGATAAAAGAGTTCCGTTATCTCCCGCTCAATGCGAAAGAATTTTAAACGACTATTCAGAAGTTGAGATTTATGTTGAAAAAAGTGAGATTCGAAAATTCAAGGATAGCGAATACGAACGTCTAGGTATAGCGGTAGTTGATGATGTTTCACATTGCGATGTGTTAATCGGAGTTAAAGAAGTGCCCATTGATGAGCTCATACCAAACAAAAAGTATCTGTTCTTTTCTCACACATTCAAAAAACAGCCATACAATAGAGATTTATTGAAAGCCGTTCTGGATAAGAATATTCAACTCATCGATTGGGAGGTAATTACGAACACAAAAGGTCAACGACTAATTGCTTTTGGAAGGTATGCAGGTATTGTAGGTGCCTACAATGGATTTCTTGCTTACGGTAAGAAATCTGGCAAGTACGAGTTGAAACCTGCAAATGAATGTGAAGATCGTGCTGCCATGGAAGCTCAATTGGATCAGGTTTCACTGCCTCAGAATTTCAAAGTAGTTCTTACTGGTACTGGACGTGTTGGCGGTGGCGCACTTGAGACCATTTCTTGTATGCCTCAGATTAAAGAAGTAAGTCCAGAAGCCTTTTTGAACAATGAATTTGATCACCCAGTTTACACGGTGTTGGGTGTCAGCGAATACAATAAATCCAAAGATGGTTCAGCCTTTGACAAAAAACAGTTCTATGAAGATCCTACCGACAAGTTTGAATCAGACTTCTTGAAATATGCAAAGGTTGCTGACATGTATATTGCTTGTCATTACTGGGATAATCGTTCGCCATATATCTTCAGCAGAGAAGATGCAAAGCACCCTGACTGGAACATTCAGGTAGTGGCAGATGTTAGTTGTGATATTGATTGTGCGGTGGCCTGCACGATTAGACCTTCTACTATAGCGGACCCAATTTATGGCTATAATCCAGCAACCGAAAGCGAAGATGATTTTATGAAAGATGGTGTCATTGCTGTAATGGCAGTGGATAATTTACCTTGTGAATTACCCAAGGATGCATCTGTTGACTTTGGTGAGATGTTTATCGAACATGTCTTGGAGCCTCTTTTAGGAAATGATCCTGATAACATCATAGAAAGAGCCTCAGAGACAAAAAATGGTAAGTTAACGCCACATTTTGAGTATCTCCAAGATTATGTGGATGGGAAAGAATGA
- a CDS encoding replication-associated recombination protein A, whose protein sequence is MNANHTPLAERLRPKTLDDYIGQKHLIGEGKPLRNAILSGSIPSMILWGPPGVGKTTLAQIIANTLDRPFYTLSAINSGVKDIREVIEKVKSGGMFGPGNAVLFIDEIHRFSKSQQDSLLGAVEKGLITLIGATTENPSFEVISALLSRSQVYVLESHSKDDLVGLLERALKEDPVLKTKNISLKEYESLLKLSGGDARKMLNNLEIIVQALPKGETVITNAFVDEVIAKSPANYDKDGEQHYDIVSAFIKSIRGSDPNAAVYWMARMIEGGEDPKFIARRLLILASEDIGNANPTALIMANTCFDAVAKIGWPESRIILSQTAVYLASSPKSNASYVAIGEAQALVRQTGNLNVPLHLRNAPTKLMKELGYGDDYAYSHNNPDKLHEQEFLPEEIKENCFYRPLNNKRELELRKYLNSVWKGKYGY, encoded by the coding sequence ATGAATGCCAATCACACACCACTCGCAGAACGACTAAGGCCTAAAACGCTTGATGACTACATTGGTCAAAAGCACCTGATAGGGGAGGGTAAACCTTTACGTAACGCCATATTGTCGGGCAGTATTCCTTCGATGATCTTATGGGGACCACCTGGAGTTGGAAAAACTACGCTAGCTCAGATAATTGCGAATACACTAGATCGACCTTTTTATACATTGTCTGCGATCAATTCGGGGGTAAAAGACATTCGTGAGGTAATTGAAAAGGTAAAGTCAGGAGGTATGTTCGGACCAGGAAATGCGGTGTTGTTTATCGATGAGATTCATCGCTTTAGTAAATCTCAGCAGGATTCCTTGTTAGGGGCAGTAGAGAAAGGCTTGATAACACTGATCGGAGCTACTACGGAGAACCCTTCCTTCGAGGTGATTTCGGCTTTACTTTCCAGAAGTCAGGTTTATGTTTTGGAGAGTCATAGTAAAGATGACTTGGTCGGTTTGCTTGAACGTGCGCTGAAAGAAGATCCCGTCCTAAAAACTAAGAATATTTCACTGAAAGAATACGAGTCTTTGTTGAAATTGTCAGGAGGTGATGCGCGTAAGATGCTAAATAATCTGGAGATCATTGTTCAAGCCTTGCCGAAAGGCGAAACGGTGATTACAAATGCCTTTGTAGATGAGGTGATTGCCAAAAGCCCAGCAAATTATGATAAAGATGGTGAACAGCATTACGATATTGTAAGTGCATTCATTAAGTCAATCAGAGGAAGTGATCCGAATGCAGCGGTATACTGGATGGCGAGAATGATTGAGGGAGGTGAAGACCCGAAGTTTATAGCCAGAAGGTTGTTGATTCTCGCATCAGAGGATATTGGAAACGCCAACCCAACTGCCCTTATTATGGCTAACACCTGTTTTGATGCAGTTGCTAAGATTGGTTGGCCGGAAAGCCGAATTATTTTATCTCAAACAGCGGTGTATTTGGCGTCTTCACCAAAGAGTAATGCAAGTTATGTGGCAATAGGTGAGGCGCAGGCTTTGGTTCGTCAAACTGGGAACTTGAATGTTCCGCTTCACTTGAGGAATGCACCTACTAAGTTGATGAAGGAATTAGGGTATGGTGATGACTATGCCTACTCACATAACAATCCAGATAAACTGCACGAGCAAGAGTTTCTTCCTGAAGAAATCAAAGAGAACTGTTTTTATCGTCCTTTAAATAATAAGCGTGAGCTAGAGTTAAGAAAATACCTCAACTCAGTTTGGAAAGGGAAGTATGGTTATTGA
- a CDS encoding toxin-antitoxin system YwqK family antitoxin, translating into MKANLSRKQIMIGLMVAALMVSCGADEVEDTVQDKKQEPLIVETDEPGIQPKGDITISNTLPKEGLPDGSFKKNYPNGNVQVEGFVVNGKRSGLWVYYHPNGNKQSENNYINGELDGKTVVYYPSGQIMYIGYYTNGSSDGQWLYFDKEGTLTQEVVYQNGEVVSVVEKNEKPS; encoded by the coding sequence ATGAAAGCTAATTTGAGTAGGAAACAGATCATGATTGGGCTAATGGTTGCTGCATTAATGGTGAGCTGTGGTGCTGATGAGGTAGAAGATACAGTACAAGATAAAAAACAAGAGCCCTTGATCGTTGAAACAGATGAGCCAGGAATTCAACCTAAAGGTGATATTACGATCTCAAACACATTACCAAAAGAAGGTTTGCCAGATGGTTCATTTAAGAAGAATTATCCCAACGGCAACGTTCAGGTGGAAGGATTCGTAGTGAATGGAAAGCGATCTGGGTTATGGGTATATTATCATCCGAATGGTAACAAACAAAGTGAGAACAACTACATAAATGGTGAGCTGGACGGTAAAACAGTAGTTTACTACCCAAGTGGTCAGATCATGTATATCGGTTATTATACCAACGGGTCTAGTGATGGACAGTGGCTCTATTTTGACAAAGAAGGAACACTCACTCAGGAGGTTGTGTATCAGAATGGAGAGGTTGTTTCGGTAGTTGAAAAAAATGAAAAACCTTCTTGA
- the rsmA gene encoding 16S rRNA (adenine(1518)-N(6)/adenine(1519)-N(6))-dimethyltransferase RsmA has protein sequence MSSQYVRPKKHLGQHFLTDLSIAKDIANALQVNGRYKKILEIGPGTGALTQFLLERDEFETEVVEVDQESVVYLHQHYPSLVVHEENFLKMDFSKFKDEPIAVAGNFPYNISSQILFKVLDEKEHVPEVVGMFQNEVAERVAEGPGSKTYGILSVLLQAYYDIEYLFTVPENVFNPPPKVKSGVIRLTRNNVTELPCNERLFKTVVKATFNQRRKTIRNGVKALLKGEKIEHELMQQRPEQLSVDQFVELTNLVESATS, from the coding sequence ATGAGTAGTCAATACGTCAGACCGAAAAAACACCTCGGACAACATTTTTTAACAGACTTATCCATTGCAAAGGACATTGCAAATGCCTTACAAGTTAATGGGAGGTACAAAAAGATCCTAGAGATCGGTCCAGGAACTGGGGCTTTGACTCAGTTTTTACTTGAACGTGATGAGTTCGAAACTGAAGTTGTAGAAGTGGATCAGGAGTCCGTGGTGTATTTGCACCAACACTATCCATCATTAGTTGTCCATGAGGAAAACTTCCTGAAAATGGACTTCTCTAAATTTAAGGACGAACCTATTGCTGTTGCTGGTAACTTTCCTTATAACATTTCTTCTCAAATACTCTTTAAAGTCCTTGATGAAAAGGAGCATGTGCCTGAAGTAGTAGGAATGTTTCAAAACGAAGTAGCTGAACGAGTGGCGGAAGGTCCAGGGTCAAAAACATACGGGATCTTATCTGTTCTTCTTCAAGCGTATTATGACATCGAGTACCTATTCACCGTACCTGAAAATGTCTTCAATCCTCCTCCAAAGGTGAAGAGTGGTGTTATTCGTTTAACCAGGAATAACGTTACCGAGCTTCCCTGCAACGAACGACTCTTTAAGACGGTTGTAAAAGCAACATTCAATCAACGTAGGAAAACCATCCGTAATGGAGTTAAGGCTTTACTAAAGGGAGAAAAGATCGAGCACGAACTAATGCAACAACGACCCGAGCAACTCTCCGTTGATCAGTTTGTAGAACTCACCAATTTAGTTGAATCGGCTACGTCATAA
- the mgtE gene encoding magnesium transporter, which translates to MKFELTKELLTRIEDAVDAQDTQFFQDEVCPLHSADIAEIIDEVNLEQAQFIYRQLDKERAAEVLVELEEDVRDEFLKSLSDDEIAFQVERMDSDDAADFIQDLPEDRKDEILSNLEDVEHSSDIASLLSYDEDTAGGLMAKEFICANINWTVGEALANLREQAQEINYVYTIYTVDDHNRLMGTLSLKTFLYSDNDTKIKDLYADDPISVNAATDDREVARIMEKYDLVAIPVVNHSNVLIGRITIDDVVDVIKEDAERERQLATGVSEKIESRDSIWVITRARLPWLLIGMMGGVFGALVIGRFEGQLDRFPELAFFIPLIAAMGGNIGVQSSSLIVQGLANNTLKFDSTLQKILKEVGVALVNGAVLSSLIFIYNFAFGENYSLCFTVSVALFAVIILAGILGSLVPLLLHRYKIDPALATGPFITTLNDILGLLLYFMIGYAFY; encoded by the coding sequence ATGAAGTTTGAGTTGACCAAAGAACTGTTGACGAGGATTGAAGATGCTGTTGACGCTCAGGATACTCAGTTCTTTCAAGATGAAGTTTGTCCTTTGCACTCTGCCGATATAGCGGAAATTATTGATGAAGTCAACTTAGAACAAGCACAGTTCATCTATCGTCAATTAGACAAAGAACGAGCTGCTGAGGTACTTGTTGAGTTAGAAGAAGATGTACGTGATGAGTTCTTGAAATCCCTATCTGATGATGAGATCGCCTTTCAGGTAGAACGAATGGATTCAGATGATGCGGCAGACTTTATACAGGACCTTCCGGAAGATCGAAAAGATGAGATCCTTTCGAATCTGGAGGATGTAGAGCACTCTTCTGACATTGCATCGCTATTATCTTATGATGAAGATACTGCGGGTGGGTTAATGGCCAAGGAATTCATTTGTGCCAATATCAACTGGACCGTGGGCGAAGCTTTAGCCAATCTCAGAGAGCAAGCACAAGAGATTAACTATGTATACACAATCTATACCGTTGATGATCATAATCGCTTGATGGGGACATTATCGCTAAAGACTTTTCTATATTCAGACAATGACACCAAGATCAAGGACCTCTACGCTGATGATCCAATTTCTGTGAATGCAGCTACAGATGACAGGGAGGTGGCTCGAATTATGGAAAAGTATGACCTTGTTGCTATTCCTGTTGTCAATCACTCTAACGTGTTGATTGGTAGAATTACGATAGATGACGTTGTAGACGTGATCAAGGAAGACGCTGAAAGAGAACGTCAGCTGGCTACAGGGGTTTCCGAAAAAATTGAATCTAGAGATAGCATCTGGGTAATTACCAGAGCTAGATTACCTTGGTTACTCATTGGAATGATGGGAGGAGTCTTTGGCGCACTGGTTATTGGAAGGTTTGAAGGACAGCTAGACCGATTTCCTGAATTAGCATTTTTCATCCCGTTGATTGCTGCAATGGGAGGAAACATCGGGGTGCAATCCTCTTCCTTGATTGTGCAAGGATTAGCTAATAACACGCTAAAGTTTGATTCTACCTTACAGAAAATACTTAAAGAAGTTGGTGTTGCATTGGTGAATGGAGCCGTACTTTCTTCATTGATATTTATTTACAATTTTGCCTTTGGAGAGAACTATTCACTTTGTTTTACAGTTAGTGTGGCTCTTTTCGCAGTTATCATTCTGGCAGGAATTCTGGGATCCTTAGTTCCGCTGTTGCTTCATCGTTACAAGATAGACCCTGCATTAGCTACCGGGCCTTTTATCACTACGTTAAATGATATCTTAGGCCTACTCTTATATTTTATGATTGGATACGCTTTTTATTAA
- a CDS encoding glycosyltransferase family 4 protein has product MLLPHKLEGIGWFTYEVVKRITENHPEHQFYLFFDRRFDSKFVFGKNCHPIVLHPQARHPILYKIWFNHSIPKAVKKHSIDLFFSPDGFLSLRTNIPQIPVIHDLNFEHIPEDLPSKHTNYYKEFMPHYARIAKSILTVSEYSKQDIAETYGIPKDKIHVAYNGASEKFHLISGGEVQAIRQKYTEGSPYFVYVGALHKRKNIARMLEAFDRLKTQKNKDLKLVVVGERLFKSPDIDKAFQTMKHQRDVIFTGRLEQNELTKVVAAAKGMVYISYFEGFGIPVLEALQSGVPVLTSNKTSLPEVGGDVAIYCDPFDVTSIVEGMNQLAESTIEQSQLLAQASQFSWDKTAEKVWEVIDENLPK; this is encoded by the coding sequence TTGCTTTTACCTCATAAGTTGGAAGGGATTGGCTGGTTTACTTATGAAGTCGTAAAGCGAATCACGGAAAATCATCCAGAGCATCAATTCTACCTGTTTTTTGACAGAAGATTTGACTCAAAATTTGTGTTTGGTAAGAACTGCCACCCTATTGTGCTTCACCCACAGGCGAGGCATCCTATTCTCTACAAAATTTGGTTCAATCATAGCATCCCAAAAGCAGTCAAGAAGCATAGCATTGACCTGTTCTTTTCCCCTGATGGTTTTTTGAGTTTAAGAACAAATATTCCTCAAATCCCTGTGATTCACGACTTAAACTTCGAGCATATTCCTGAAGATTTACCATCAAAACACACGAACTATTACAAAGAGTTCATGCCTCACTACGCAAGAATTGCGAAGTCAATACTTACGGTCTCTGAATATAGTAAGCAGGACATTGCTGAAACCTACGGTATACCAAAAGATAAAATCCATGTAGCCTATAACGGTGCAAGTGAAAAGTTTCATCTCATCTCAGGTGGTGAAGTTCAGGCGATCCGTCAAAAATATACGGAAGGGTCCCCCTACTTTGTTTACGTAGGAGCGCTACACAAGCGTAAAAACATTGCACGAATGCTAGAGGCTTTTGATCGCTTGAAAACGCAAAAGAATAAAGACTTAAAGCTGGTTGTTGTAGGCGAAAGACTGTTTAAGTCGCCTGATATAGATAAAGCCTTCCAAACTATGAAGCATCAGCGGGATGTGATTTTTACTGGACGGTTGGAGCAAAATGAATTGACCAAAGTGGTTGCTGCTGCGAAAGGAATGGTCTACATTTCCTATTTCGAAGGTTTTGGAATTCCTGTGCTAGAAGCCTTGCAAAGCGGTGTTCCTGTTCTGACTTCAAACAAAACCAGCTTACCTGAGGTTGGTGGGGATGTAGCCATTTACTGTGATCCATTTGATGTCACATCCATTGTGGAAGGAATGAACCAACTGGCAGAATCAACCATTGAACAATCCCAGCTTTTGGCTCAAGCTTCTCAATTCTCATGGGATAAAACGGCCGAAAAAGTTTGGGAAGTTATCGATGAAAATTTGCCCAAATAA
- the uvrC gene encoding excinuclease ABC subunit UvrC, with protein MKTPEFLKEKIKALPGTPGVYQYFDSQGRIIYVGKAINLKNRVSSYFNASAGHSGKTQILVKQIADIKTIKVKTEMDALLLENSLIKKHQPKYNIQLKDDKTYPWIMIKKEPFPRVFYTRRVVKDGSEYYGPFSNVKMIRTLIDLFNQSLGIRHCKHKLTEKNIGSDEFSTSVEYYIGNCKGCCQGEVRKDEYEKRLRDVRKILKGNTKSVIEQLRNKMRRFSANMEFEKAQEMKERLELVEKYQSKSTVVSASLHNLDVFSIESDMNSAYINFFKVMNGSIIQSHTLELKKKLEETDQELLEFAIIEIRERFPSKAKEIITPIKVNLDLEGVRFVVPQKGEKRSLIELSQRNAMYYKIEKYKQIKNTDPEKHATRILETMKKDLRLAELPRHIECFDNSNFHGTNAVAACVVFRDAKPYKKDYRNFTIKTVEGPDDFASMEEVVYRRYKRLLDEREPLPQLIVIDGGKGQLSSAVKSLKKLKIFGKVAIIGIAKKLEEIYFPGDSIPIYLDKRSETLKVIQHARNEAHRFGIAHHRNRRSKDFIQSELLGIKGIGDKTQLQLIKDFKSVSKIKEASLEELTESIGQAKASVIWANFHR; from the coding sequence ATGAAGACGCCCGAGTTCCTGAAAGAAAAGATCAAAGCATTGCCTGGCACCCCTGGTGTTTATCAGTATTTTGATAGTCAAGGAAGAATCATTTATGTGGGGAAAGCGATCAACCTAAAAAATCGTGTATCCTCCTACTTCAATGCGAGTGCTGGCCATTCTGGTAAAACCCAGATTCTTGTGAAGCAAATTGCCGATATCAAGACGATTAAGGTAAAGACGGAGATGGATGCGTTGTTACTTGAAAACAGCCTAATCAAGAAGCACCAACCGAAATACAATATCCAGCTAAAGGATGATAAGACCTATCCTTGGATCATGATTAAGAAGGAGCCGTTTCCAAGGGTTTTTTACACCAGAAGAGTGGTGAAGGATGGTTCTGAATACTACGGACCGTTTAGCAACGTCAAAATGATTCGAACACTCATTGATCTATTTAATCAATCGCTGGGGATAAGACATTGTAAGCATAAACTGACCGAAAAGAACATTGGTTCAGATGAGTTTAGCACTTCTGTGGAGTATTACATAGGTAATTGTAAAGGATGTTGTCAGGGAGAGGTCAGAAAGGATGAATATGAAAAGCGTTTAAGAGATGTTAGGAAGATCTTAAAGGGGAACACGAAATCCGTGATTGAGCAGCTGCGCAACAAGATGAGAAGGTTTTCTGCAAATATGGAGTTTGAAAAGGCGCAGGAAATGAAAGAACGGCTGGAACTGGTCGAGAAGTACCAGTCTAAATCTACCGTAGTTAGTGCCTCATTGCATAACCTTGATGTTTTTAGCATTGAGTCTGATATGAATAGTGCGTACATTAATTTTTTCAAAGTGATGAATGGTTCGATCATCCAGAGTCATACACTTGAATTGAAGAAAAAACTAGAGGAGACCGATCAGGAGCTGTTGGAGTTTGCAATTATTGAGATACGAGAGCGTTTTCCAAGTAAGGCAAAAGAAATCATAACACCGATTAAAGTCAATTTAGATTTGGAAGGAGTTCGATTTGTCGTTCCCCAAAAAGGAGAGAAAAGGAGTTTGATTGAGTTGTCCCAAAGAAATGCGATGTACTACAAAATCGAAAAGTACAAGCAGATTAAGAATACTGATCCGGAGAAACACGCGACACGTATCCTTGAGACGATGAAGAAGGACTTACGATTAGCTGAATTACCTCGACATATTGAGTGCTTTGATAATTCTAATTTCCATGGAACCAATGCCGTAGCGGCTTGTGTCGTATTTAGAGATGCAAAACCGTATAAAAAGGATTACCGAAACTTTACGATCAAAACAGTAGAAGGTCCAGATGATTTTGCGAGTATGGAAGAAGTCGTTTATCGCAGGTATAAGCGTTTGTTAGACGAAAGGGAACCATTACCTCAACTCATTGTAATTGATGGAGGAAAAGGACAATTGAGTAGTGCGGTGAAAAGTTTGAAAAAACTTAAGATCTTTGGAAAAGTTGCCATCATCGGAATCGCTAAAAAACTGGAAGAGATTTATTTTCCAGGAGACTCTATTCCTATTTATCTAGATAAAAGAAGTGAGACGCTCAAGGTCATCCAGCACGCACGTAACGAAGCGCATCGATTCGGAATTGCTCACCATAGAAATAGACGAAGCAAGGACTTTATTCAATCTGAATTATTGGGCATCAAAGGAATCGGAGACAAGACACAGTTACAATTGATCAAAGATTTTAAATCGGTTTCAAAGATTAAAGAAGCCTCATTGGAAGAGCTTACCGAATCAATTGGTCAGGCGAAAGCGAGTGTTATTTGGGCAAATTTTCATCGATAA
- the clpP gene encoding ATP-dependent Clp endopeptidase proteolytic subunit ClpP: MNEFDPKEFQKYATKHAGISSTTMHKYMSAISKVPVGMTPNIIEERQMNVAIMDVFSRLMMDRIIFLGTGIDDYVANIITAQLLFLESMDAKKDIQIYINSPGGSVYAGLGIYDTMQFVGPDVATICTGMAASMGAVLLCAGADGKRTGLPHSRVMIHQPLGGAQGQASDIEITFKEIQKLKQELYEIIALHSGQKYEKVWEDSDRDYWMKAQEAKDYGMIDEVLARPAKK, encoded by the coding sequence ATGAATGAATTTGATCCGAAGGAATTTCAGAAGTACGCTACCAAGCACGCTGGAATTTCATCTACAACTATGCATAAATACATGTCTGCCATCAGTAAAGTACCTGTGGGTATGACACCTAACATCATTGAAGAAAGACAAATGAACGTAGCGATTATGGACGTCTTCTCGAGATTGATGATGGACAGAATTATCTTCTTAGGAACAGGAATTGATGATTACGTTGCGAACATCATTACTGCGCAATTACTGTTTTTGGAATCAATGGATGCAAAAAAAGATATTCAAATCTACATTAACTCGCCAGGAGGAAGTGTTTATGCCGGTTTAGGTATTTATGACACAATGCAGTTTGTTGGCCCAGATGTGGCGACCATCTGTACAGGAATGGCAGCTTCTATGGGAGCCGTATTGTTGTGTGCGGGCGCTGACGGGAAACGAACTGGTTTACCACACTCAAGAGTAATGATCCACCAACCATTAGGTGGGGCTCAGGGTCAAGCTTCAGATATTGAGATTACATTCAAAGAGATCCAGAAGTTAAAGCAAGAGCTTTATGAAATAATCGCTCTTCACTCTGGTCAGAAATATGAAAAAGTATGGGAAGATTCAGACAGAGATTACTGGATGAAAGCTCAAGAAGCAAAAGACTACGGAATGATTGATGAAGTGTTGGCTAGACCTGCTAAGAAGTAA
- the clpX gene encoding ATP-dependent Clp protease ATP-binding subunit ClpX — protein sequence MSNKQDIRCSFCGRQKKEVDVLIAGITGHICDSCIGQASLIVQEEFGHLVKEDAEKNIQLIKPVEILNHLNEFVIGQDEAKKVLSVAVYNHYKRLLQGKDEDDVDIEKSNVILVGETGTGKTLLAKTIAKLLNVPFCIADATVLTEAGYVGEDVESILSRLLQAADYDVTSAERGIVFIDEIDKVARKSDNPSITRDVSGEGVQQAMLKLLEGSVVSVPPQGGRKHPDQKMVQVNTKNILFVCGGAFDGIKKVIERRIKTQAIGFSSSEDRAVESENILSYVNQLDIKQYGLIPELIGRFPVLTYLNPLDKETLLRILQEPKNALVKQYKKLFKIDGIELELAPEALEFIVEKAIELKLGARGLRSICEAILTDAMFEGPSLESKKFTVDLSYAQEKFGKSKISKLKVA from the coding sequence ATGAGTAATAAGCAAGATATTAGATGTTCGTTCTGCGGTAGACAGAAGAAAGAGGTGGATGTATTAATCGCAGGGATTACGGGACACATTTGTGATAGCTGTATTGGTCAGGCAAGTCTGATCGTGCAGGAAGAATTTGGTCATCTTGTAAAAGAAGATGCTGAGAAAAATATTCAACTGATTAAGCCAGTTGAAATTCTAAATCATTTGAATGAATTTGTCATCGGTCAGGATGAGGCTAAGAAAGTCTTGTCTGTTGCCGTTTACAATCACTACAAAAGACTTCTTCAGGGAAAAGATGAGGATGATGTAGATATTGAAAAGTCGAACGTAATTCTGGTTGGAGAAACAGGTACCGGAAAAACATTACTGGCAAAAACCATTGCTAAGCTGTTGAACGTTCCTTTCTGCATTGCTGATGCAACAGTATTAACAGAAGCAGGATACGTAGGTGAAGATGTTGAAAGTATCTTGTCTAGGTTGCTACAAGCAGCGGATTATGATGTTACTTCAGCTGAACGAGGCATTGTGTTCATTGATGAGATTGACAAAGTAGCCCGTAAGAGTGACAATCCTTCTATTACCAGAGACGTATCAGGTGAAGGAGTTCAGCAAGCGATGTTAAAATTGCTGGAAGGCTCAGTAGTTTCTGTTCCACCACAAGGAGGCAGAAAACACCCCGACCAAAAGATGGTTCAGGTAAACACAAAGAATATCTTGTTCGTTTGTGGAGGAGCATTTGACGGTATCAAAAAAGTTATCGAAAGGAGAATTAAAACACAAGCTATTGGTTTTAGTTCAAGTGAAGACAGAGCTGTAGAAAGCGAGAATATCCTATCCTACGTAAATCAATTGGATATTAAGCAATATGGTTTGATTCCAGAATTGATCGGTCGATTCCCGGTTCTTACGTATTTGAATCCATTGGACAAGGAAACTTTGCTAAGAATTCTTCAAGAACCAAAAAATGCCTTGGTTAAACAGTACAAAAAACTCTTTAAGATAGATGGTATCGAGCTGGAACTTGCTCCTGAAGCACTTGAGTTCATTGTTGAAAAAGCAATTGAATTGAAATTAGGAGCACGAGGGTTACGTTCGATCTGTGAGGCTATTTTGACCGATGCAATGTTTGAAGGACCTTCTTTAGAATCCAAGAAGTTTACCGTAGATCTCTCTTATGCTCAAGAGAAGTTCGGTAAATCTAAAATTTCTAAACTCAAGGTAGCATAA